CTGTCGCCGGTATCGTATGAGACGCAACTGGAAGGGTTCTTGACGGCTTCGCGGCCACAGCTAGGGTTTCCTCGGCAGGTGAAGCGGAAACTCAAGCACTTTCACACGGGATATCGTTTATGCACGAACTCAAGACGAATCATGTGCGGGACTTTGGAAGCCGAACTGGAAGATACTTCATAGAAAGTGATTGTTATGCGGCGGTAGAAATGGTCATGGGCCGGGCTGCATCTACATGGGACCTTAAAGAAATCGTCCACAGGTGTATGCATGGGCTTCAGCAGAACAACAACTTCACGGTGATTTATACCCCACGACAAACTAACGCAGCGGCGGATTGGATTGCTCGACACCATCGACAAAACACCCTACCACGTAATTGGGTGTCTTCCCCCCCTCTTCCCCTATGGAATATATTATGCGCAGATCTTTCCCCATCTGTGGGTTGtaagacttttctttaatcaagtaaTAGTCACttctattttgaccaaaaaaaaaaaaaattataaaagaaaggcAATACCCAACCTTTtctttaaaagttaaaaataggCGATCCTTGACTCTCACGTGACTCCCAATCTGATATCTTGAAGCATAATCCCGATTGTCCCATGACAGTGATGACTTCATGTGGCGATCGATTATCATTGCTCGCATGCTATGAATCTCATCCTACTTGATGCCATGTGTGTATAGTTTGTACACATCTTATTCTTGATTGGTAAATTGCACCACATGTCACTATGTGATAGATCCATCGCGTGAAAATACCTTCTTGATTCAAAATTAcggtactttttattttcttttatttttgaagagTTGGGAACATGGCCATTTATCCAAAGCTGAACACCTAAAGTCGCATATACATTCTTATCGTTATCTTTTGGTATATTAAGCATTAAGTTAAGAAAGAAATACAatctctaactttttttttctttttccaaataggTAATCTCCACTTCTCAAGTGGCTCCACTTTGATTTCTCTAATCAGAACCCGAATTGTATCGTGCCTACCCAAGAGATAACTTTAACTCCTATTAAATAACTCTATGCAACTTGTATTTACTAATTAAAAACAAGACTGAGGTCGTATATGCATTGGCTCAACCATCATCCAAAAGACAAGTCAAGAATAATTCGAGTCAATAAGCGCTCGATTGCCCAAAACATCACCAGCCTCGCACCCTATTCCGCCAATCCCAGCCGCTCGATGCAAAGACTCATGGGGGGCCCACCCGCGTGATGGACGATTGAGATCATTTGAGGCTCGTGTTCCGTCGCCCCAACCGAACGATTGTCGAAGGGACATTTGAGGAAACTTCAACCAAAACTCCATGTGGCCTGTACCTTTCCTCTCCCAGCCACCAAACAAGCACATTTTGCAGAAAGAGAGAAGCTCACATAGAAGAACATAGCACATTTACACACAGACCACGGACATGTTCAGCAATCTTGGGACCCGAGATGAAGTGATCAAGGCAGCGTTGTCTGCATCCATCGAAGCTCGTGACGATCGACAGGAGCTGAGCATTCGCAACAGCTCTTCGGAGGTCATCGTGGCCTTCCCCGGATCATGGTCTCCCGAGGACTGGTTCCCTAAAGACAGCAAAGCCGAGCCCTTCGGAGATGACCAGATCGACCGCAAGAAGTTCCCTTCTCTCAGGAGCATCGGCAAGGATGAGGACGCCAGGGTCAACAAGGCGTTCATGCAGAGATTCCTACGTATTCTGGATGATGGAAGCGGAAGGCTCCGCTCCGAGGTATTCTCGAATCTCGAATGATGCTTTGTTTTAGCCGTTGTTTCAATGCGTCGAAGAGTCGGAAGTAATAATTCTCGGACAGCAATTTTAAGGCCATTTCTAGAGTTCACAAAGTTTGATTTGAAAATCAGGAAACTCGAGTAGTGCCTACTTTTGCCTTCCGTAGAAACTGTGGACGGAACACTGTAGATCGGAAACTAGAGCTTGCACTAGTAATTTAGTCATTACCACACATCCTCTACCATTGAAACTCTCAGCCTGTTCTGTACTTTCCCTCAAGTCATAGCATGTGACGAAAATTTAGGTACATAGATCACATGACAAGCACGATCTGGTGTGCTTCAGTTTGCAATTTACCGTGCGGAGTCATCAACTTTTTACCTTGCGAAGGTAAATCCCCGCGTTGTGCAGACCACTTTGTAAATGTTGTCTCCAATAATTGGAATTTGAAGAACACTCTCTCCAAGTCCATTGGACAATAACAATGACATAGATGGTTTAGTTTAAGTCTCTCTCAACCTACCATTAACAGTAACGGGACGTTCATCATTGACCGAGCATCATTGAAGCAGGTAAATAAACAGTCAGAAATGAACCTGAACTTGTCTTTGATTTTCAGGTGAAAAAGGCGTTGGACGATAATAAGCAGATAATATTTACAGGCCATTCATCGGGCGGTCCAATCGCAATTTACGCGACTGTTTGGTTCCTTGAGGAgcacaaaaaatcaaagaaagtgGAGACTCCCCATGCTTTCTGTTTAACATTCGGGTCCCCAATTACCACCGACCGCACCTTTGGCCACGCCATCCGGCGTGAGCGTTGGTCTGACCACTTTGTCCACTTTGTTACGAAACTCGACATTGTTCCCAGGATTCTACTCGCTCCTTCCTCCTCTACAAAGGAGTTGCTAAAAGAAATCGCCTCTTTCTCTGACCCGCATCACAAACCCGCTACAATTGACAACTTGACTTCCTTTTTTGTGAAAGTGGTGAAGAATGCATCATGTGTTGCAAACTATGCAGCTTGCCAACTGACAGGAAGCAAACATACCCTATTTGACACTATGTCTAATTTCATCAAGCCAAGCCCTTACCGACCGTGTGGGAATTATGTTTTTTGCACCGAGATTGGTAGGTTGGTGGTCGTAAAGAACTCGGATGCGGTCCTTCAACTGTTGTTTTGCGCTTTACAGATCGAGTCCGAAAGAGAGCTTCTGAATATAGCACAGAAAAGCTTAAGGGCACATTGGACATATAAAGAGGCAGTAGACCAAAGCCTGGCCCCGGCCAATGTTGTTTATTTGAAGAACCTCCAAGAATTGCCTCTAAGCTCAAATGATGCCGCATTAAATGACCTTAACCTGGTATAGTCAATATTTTATTTGGTCCAAGGATTTTAtgtgaaaaatgaattgtcTAGTTCCCTaataatcatttaaattattgtGTTTATTTGAAGAATCTCCAAGAATTGCCTCTCAACTCAGATGATGCCGCATTAAATGAACTTAACTTGGTATGGTTGATATTTTGTCTAGTCCAAGAATTTTAtgtgaaaaatgaattgtcTAGTTCCCCAATAATCTTTTAAATTACTGTGTTTATTTGAAGAACCTCTGAGAATTGTCTCTCAGCTCAGATTATGCCACATTAAATGATCTTAACCTGGTGTGGTCGATATTTTATTTGGTCCAAGGATTTTATGTGAAAAATGAACTGTCTAGTTCTCTAataatctttttaaattattgagAAAAGGTGATTGAATATTTGACAATATATGATAATGTGATCACAGGACGCAACGGCGAGGCTGTGCCTTCGTGCCGCTGGAGAGTTGGAGAAGAGGAAACAGGATAACCAGAAAAAGATCCAAGGGAAGAAGGTCGAAATAGAGAGATACCTCGACGCATTAAAAAAGTACCGGACCACGAGCGAGGACGAAGGTGTGGGATATTACGATGCTTTCAAATTgcaaaagaaggaggaagacTTCAAGGCCAACGTAAAGAGACTTGAACTGGCAGCTATTTGGGACGAGATTGTTGAAATGCTAAGACTCAGGCAGCTCCCCGATGAATTTGAGGTAGATAAAGAATGGGTGGATCTCGGCACGCGGTTTCGCGGACTTGTGGAGCCACTAGACATAGCCAACTTCTATCGACACTCCAGGACGGACGATGCAGGTCATTACATGAAGGAAGGAAACAGGCCAAGTCGGTACAAATTTCCTCAAAGATGGCGAGAACACAAGTACCAGTTGCCGCCGATGCAGCGGTCGCAGCAGTCGCTCAAACATTTTTATGGTGAAACCAGCTTTTGGGCCAAGGTGGAGGAGCTCAAAACTAAACCATGGGAAGCAATAAAGGACGAGGTTTTGGTTCTGGGGAACCGCCTTACAGAATGGCACAACAACAAGGAGGTGGAGGATGATGTGTTCTTACAAAAGAGCACGCTCGTTGAGTGGTGGCAAAAACTCTGTGAAGACCATCCTGAGTTGCGCGGCGTTCTTCCGACACCAGCTGTCGAGTGAGACTTGTATTGCTATTTCTCAAAGTAGCGAGATACCTTCAGTATTCGTACAATATATATGTTTGATATGCCTATTCATAGGCTTTCTTCGCGGACATAGTCTTATCAAGTGTCCTCCATTTAATCCACGCTCTTTGACTGTTATCCAAGTCACTTCATAGAGATTATCTCTTGGATTCTCCTGCGCACAATGACGTGGGCTCCTTCCTATCTCTATTTCCACCTGTTTCTTCAGACAAAATATTTGTAAAGATTATTCCAGAtaactcttttttaaaattgatcatatTATTAACAGACCATAAGCTAAAGTCCTGCAACAGAAATACATGCCAAGCTGAAAATTCCGC
The sequence above is drawn from the Eucalyptus grandis isolate ANBG69807.140 chromosome 11, ASM1654582v1, whole genome shotgun sequence genome and encodes:
- the LOC108956299 gene encoding protein EDS1, with translation MFSNLGTRDEVIKAALSASIEARDDRQELSIRNSSSEVIVAFPGSWSPEDWFPKDSKAEPFGDDQIDRKKFPSLRSIGKDEDARVNKAFMQRFLRILDDGSGRLRSEVKKALDDNKQIIFTGHSSGGPIAIYATVWFLEEHKKSKKVETPHAFCLTFGSPITTDRTFGHAIRRERWSDHFVHFVTKLDIVPRILLAPSSSTKELLKEIASFSDPHHKPATIDNLTSFFVKVVKNASCVANYAACQLTGSKHTLFDTMSNFIKPSPYRPCGNYVFCTEIGRLVVVKNSDAVLQLLFCALQIESERELLNIAQKSLRAHWTYKEAVDQSLAPANVVYLKNLQELPLSSNDAALNDLNLDATARLCLRAAGELEKRKQDNQKKIQGKKVEIERYLDALKKYRTTSEDEGVGYYDAFKLQKKEEDFKANVKRLELAAIWDEIVEMLRLRQLPDEFEVDKEWVDLGTRFRGLVEPLDIANFYRHSRTDDAGHYMKEGNRPSRYKFPQRWREHKYQLPPMQRSQQSLKHFYGETSFWAKVEELKTKPWEAIKDEVLVLGNRLTEWHNNKEVEDDVFLQKSTLVEWWQKLCEDHPELRGVLPTPAVE